From the Tenacibaculum dicentrarchi genome, the window CGAAAACTTATACCGAAGATATAATTCTTTAACAGATTATTTTTTAATAAGAGAAAACGAAGCTCTTATTAATCAATTTTCAAATATCAAAAGACTTTTAAATAAAGACCCTCGATTTCCTTGGCAAATAATTCAAAATAATATTGATGAATTATACAAAAGAGACAATAGTCTTTTAGGAGTAAGAATAGAAATTCTTTTTGAAGATTTAAAAACTGATAAAAATCAATTTAATCCGAAAATGTATGGAATACCAAGAAATTAGCGATTTTCCGTATGATATTTTTCCTGATAGAATTGTTAAATTAATTCAAGAAGCAAATGAACATCTTAATTATCCTGTTGAATATTTTGCAAGCGCAATTTTATGCGCAATATCAAACGCAATAGGAAATTCCCATATATTAAAGTTTAAAGAGGGATTTAATGTAAAATGCAATCTATTTTTTGCGTTAGTTGGAAACGCAGGAGATGTAAAAACGCATCCTTTAAATTTAGCTTTTAAACCAATTTCAGAAAAAGAAAAACGAACATATAAAGAATATATATCTTTATTAAAAGAATACAATTCATTCGATTTAGACGAAAAAAAAACCAAAGAAAAACCGTTATATGTAAAATCATTATTAAATGATTTTACACCTGAATCACTTATCAAAATTCATGCAACAAATGGAAAAGGTGTTACCATTGTTGCTGATGAATTATTCGGGTGGATTAATAGTTTCGGACGCTACAGTAAAAGCTCTGGAGAACAAGAAACTTATTTAAGTCTTTGGAGTGGTAATGCTATTTCAGTAGATAGAAAAGGGGATGAACCTGTTAGATTAGATAATTCTTTTGTAAATATTATTGGAGGTGTTCAAAAAAAGTTATTACCCGATTTAGCAAAAGATAATAGAAGTAATAACGGTTTTATAGAACGAATGTTATTTGCCATAAATAAAAAACCAAAACCTATTATTTGGAGCGATAAAGATATTGATAAATCATTGATGGACGATTATACACATCTACTTAATAAATTAATGGATTTTTCGTGTATAAATGACCAACCCGAAGAAATGGTTTTAACATCAAAAGCAAAAGAATACTTAATTAAATGGCAAAATACAAAGAGAGTTGAGTATTTTGATTCAGAAGTTAAAACATCAATTCAAGCTAAATATGAAGTTTATGCTTTAAGATTTGCAATAATACTTCAATTAATATACTGGGGTAGTTTTGGAAGAATTAAAAATGAAATAGATTTCTTTATTATTCAATGTTCCATCAGATTAACAGAATATTATTTTGATAACGCAATAAAAGTAAATTCTTTAATGAATAAAAAAGACCCTTTAACAAAATTAAACGAACAACAACAAAGAATTT encodes:
- a CDS encoding DUF3987 domain-containing protein, coding for MEYQEISDFPYDIFPDRIVKLIQEANEHLNYPVEYFASAILCAISNAIGNSHILKFKEGFNVKCNLFFALVGNAGDVKTHPLNLAFKPISEKEKRTYKEYISLLKEYNSFDLDEKKTKEKPLYVKSLLNDFTPESLIKIHATNGKGVTIVADELFGWINSFGRYSKSSGEQETYLSLWSGNAISVDRKGDEPVRLDNSFVNIIGGVQKKLLPDLAKDNRSNNGFIERMLFAINKKPKPIIWSDKDIDKSLMDDYTHLLNKLMDFSCINDQPEEMVLTSKAKEYLIKWQNTKRVEYFDSEVKTSIQAKYEVYALRFAIILQLIYWGSFGRIKNEIDFFIIQCSIRLTEYYFDNAIKVNSLMNKKDPLTKLNEQQQRIYKGLNTKFRTDEIVALAKLEGIPERTIKDFLSKNINTIFSKIERGLYRKIY